In the Gossypium arboreum isolate Shixiya-1 chromosome 10, ASM2569848v2, whole genome shotgun sequence genome, one interval contains:
- the LOC108488036 gene encoding TIR-only protein-like produces MQQHCASSAVNLCRKILQPHRVASVRPPPPPPPPPPQPPLQPPLCDIFINHCGVDTKRTIAGLLHGHLFRLGLRPFLDSMNMKPGDKLFGKIDPAIRSCKLGVAIFSPNYCDSYFCLHELALLMECKKRVVPIFYDVKPSQLRVVDYGTSSAEELERFSWALEEAKYTVGLTFDSLQGDWSGFLNCATDAVIKNLVELEDGN; encoded by the exons ATGCAGCAACATTGTGCTTCATCAGCTGTGAACTTATGCCGCAAAATCCTTCAACCCCACCGAGTTGCCTCAGTCCGGCCACCGCCGCCTCCGCCACCTCCGCCACCTCAGCCGCCACTGCAGCCGCCACTTTGCGATATCTTCATCAACCACTGTGGGGTTGATACGAAGAGAACCATTGCGGGGTTGCTCCACGGCCATTTGTTCAGGTTGGGGTTGAGACCTTTCCTCGATAGCATGAATATGAAACCCGGCGATAAGCTGTTCGGTAAAATAGACCCGGCTATTCGGAGCTGTAAGCTCGGCGTGGCGATCTTTTCGCCGAATTATTGCGATTCGTACTTTTGCTTACATGAGCTTGCGCTTTtgatggagtgtaagaaaagggtTGTACCCATATTTTACGACGTGAAACCGTCGCAGCTTCGGGTGGTGGATTACGGGACCAGCTCGGCCGAGGAATTGGAAAGGTTTAGTTGGGCTCTCGAGGAAGCTAAATATACCGTTGGACTTACGTTCGATAGTTTACAAGG GGACTGGTCGGGTTTCTTGAATTGTGCAACCGATGCTGTTATTAAGAACTTGGTGGAATTGGAAGATGGTAATTGA
- the LOC108488037 gene encoding uncharacterized protein At4g04980, with amino-acid sequence MKDLHKFYPESIPYFRISEFKKLPLNKALIYFCKALQGLGDTSKMSDEWINKYKYDIHDNDNCKNVDKLVEIAVATLNGLIKIAKEKFDMMDEDDENKEFGPKAKTFGKVLKESYSEYGSSSPSPVTPTSVLPELMNGSPKSSYSSTLLLPLRVQAVGKSNPVDVKRLGSDMLPKVQVHVQNSLNQKKVAAVEKQKKDAKGNSPVRKTSEVPHLNSSNASGDRAKSSLNVLPSSPSGRLHSELLKDKVGAEKSTLPSPSPLSASLFPSPSLSASPLPSPSASQLSSPLSTSLLPSPSPSASQLSSPLSTSLLPSPSPSASPLPSPSASQLPSPSPLSETSSAEVLLPSPQSQRVKMSMDMETDIRLLPPPPKPSAEVLLAPLPSLPTKLSTDKAVDIRAFAPSAPPTAASALAPPLLQQNVVSGGPPLPSPPMLQRNVEAVQATKVATESQLPSPLSMLTNITVAGIPLPRPPSPPPPVSSKPNVVAIGAPLPPPPPVLLQSKVVATGAPLPPPPPPPPGTVSTMPPPQPPMILSQGSGPLLPPPPSPPMSNGGAAPPPPPHGAAKSLRPKKANTKLKRSSHIGNLYRVWKGKIEECPMQGKSPSGTKTGVGTIIINGKQGISDALAEMNKRSDYFPQIEEDVDKHAKSITELKTAVNAFNTKDMTKLLKFHKHVESILENFTDETQVLTRFEGLPTKKLEALRTASGLYLKLESMVTVLQNWKIEPPLAELLNKVDRYFNKDLILSKGGQTHKGRIRRGPKDPSQVRYWVGDVYARFYP; translated from the exons ATGAAAGATCTTCATAAGTTCTACCCTGAAAGCATACCCTATTTTCGCATTTCAGAGTTTAAAAAATTGCCCCTTAATAAG GCGCTGATATACTTTTGCAAGGCATTGCAAGGCCTTGGGGACACATCAAAGATGAGCGATGAGTGGATAAACAAATATAAGTACGATATACATGATAATGACAACTGCAAAAATGTCGATAAACTCG TTGAAATTGCTGTGGCTACACTCAATGGATTGATTAAGATAGCAAAGGAGAAATTCGATATGATGGATGAAGATGATGAGAACAAAGAGTTCGGTCCGAAGGCTAAAACGTTTGGAAAGGTTTTGAAGGAATCGTATTCGGAGTATGGCTCGAGTAGCCCTTCTCCGGTGACACCAACTTCTGTCCTGCCTGAATTGATGAATGGTTCGCCGAAATCCTCTTATTCGTCAACACTTTTGTTGCCTCTTCGGGTTCAAGCGGTTGGGAAATCGAATCCTGTAGATGTGAAGCGGCTCGGGTCAGATATGCTTCCGAAGGTTCAAGTCCATGTTCAGAACTCATTGAACCAAAAGAAGGTTGCTGCTGTTGAGAAACAGAAGAAAGACGCAAAGGGCAATTCCCCAGTGAGAAAAACATCAGAGGTTCCCCATTTGAATTCAAGCAATGCTTCCGGTGATAGAGCAAAGAGCTCACTGAATGTATTGCCATCATCGCCTTCAGGGAGGCTACATTCCGAGTTGTTGAAAGATAAAGTAGGTGCTGAAAAATCAACATTGCCATCACCATCACCACTATCAGCATCCCTATTTCCGTCACCGTCACTGTCAGCATCACCATTACCATCACCATCAGCATCACAATTGTCATCACCACTATCAACATCGCTATTGCCATCACCGTCACCATCAGCATCACAATTGTCATCACCACTATCAACATCCCTATTGCCATCACCGTCACCTTCAGCATCACCATTGCCATCACCATCAGCGTCACAATTGCCATCACCGTCACCACTATCAGAAACATCATCTGCAGAAGTGTTACTGCCATCCCCGCAATCACAGCGAGTAAAGATGTCAATGGATATGGAGACGGACATAAGATTACTTCCACCACCACCGAAACCGTCGGCTGAAGTTTTATTGGCACCCCTGCCATCCCTGCCAACAAAGCTGTCAACAGATAAGGCAGTAGATATAAGAGCATTTGCACCATCGGCTCCACCGACAGCAGCATCAGCACTAGCACCACCATTGTTGCAACAAAATGTAGTATCGGGAGGACCGCCATTGCCTTCGCCCCCAATGTTGCAACGAAATGTAGAAGCGGTACAAGCAACAAAAGTAGCAACAGAGTCACAGTTGCCTTCACCACTTTCAATGCTAACAAATATAACAGTGGCTGGAATACCATTACCACGTCCGCCCTCACCTCCACCTCCGGTCTCATCGAAGCCAAATGTAGTGGCTATAGGAGCACCCCTTCCACCACCACCTCCAGTCCTATTGCAGTCAAAAGTAGTGGCAACCGGAGCACCActtccaccaccaccacctcctcCTCCTGGAACAGTATCAACAATGCCACCACCCCAACCACCGATGATCCTTTCACAGGGATCGGGACCATTGCTGCCGCCACCGCCATCACCCCCCATGTCAAACGGAGGAGCTGCTCCACCACCTCCTCCACATGGTGCGGCAAAATCCTTGCGCCCCAAGAAAGCAAATACTAAATTGAAGAGATCAAGCCATATAGGTAACCTATATCGGGTTTGGAAGGGCAAAATCGAAGAATGTCCCATGCAAGGCAAGTCACCTAGTGGTACAAAAACTGGGGTTGGAACCATCATCATCAATGGCAAACAAGGCATATCTGATGCATTAGCAGAGATGAACAAGAG ATCGGATTATTTCCCACAAATCGAAGAAGACGTCGACAAGCATGCTAAATCAATCACAGAACTCAAAACTGCTGTCAACGCATTCAATACAAAGGACATGACAAAGCTGCTCAAGTTCCACAAACATGTAGAATCCATTCTTGAGAACTTTACAGATGAAACTCAG GTTCTAACAAGGTTTGAAGGGCTCCCAACAAAAAAGTTGGAAGCATTAAGGACAGCTTCAGGACTTTATTTGAAATTAGAATCAATGGTCACTGTGCTACAAAACTGGAAGATTGAGCCTCCTTTGGCTGAGCTTCTTAACAAGGTTGATCGTTACTTCAACAAG GATTTAATTCTATCGAAAGGAGGCCAGACTCACAAGGGAAGAATCCGTCGAGGACCGAAGGACCCATCACAAGTTCGATATTGGGTCGGGGATGTCTATGCTCGGTTTTATCCTTGA
- the LOC108488436 gene encoding uncharacterized protein LOC108488436 — protein sequence MASTLLLALVFVIDLIAFGLAVAAEQRRSTATVHNNGNESFCVYDKDIATGLGVGSFLFLLVGQILIMVASRCLCCGKAMKPSGSRAWAVVLFITCWVFFLIAEVCLLAGSVRNAYHTKYKNLLDNPPSCATLRKGVFGAGAAFVFLTAVVSELYYVSYSKAARDEKPNNYARDTGVRMGNL from the exons ATGGCTTCAACGTTGTTACTGGCTCTGGTTTTTGTGATTGATCTTATTGCTTTTGGACTTGCTGTTGCTGCTGAGCAAAGGAGAAGCACC GCCACTGTTCACAATAATGGGAACGAAAGTTTTTGTGTTTATGATAAGGATATTGCAACTGGCTTAGGTGTAGGTTCATTCCTTTTCCTTCTAGTCGGTCAGATACTAATCATGGTGGCTAGCCGATGCTTATGCTGTGGTAAAGCCATGAAACCGAGTGGCTCTAGAGCATGGGCAGTTGTACTCTTCATCACTTGCTG GGTGTTCTTTCTCATCGCGGAGGTATGCTTGCTAGCAGGGTCGGTCCGTAACGCATACCACACCAAATACAAGAATCTCTTGGATAATCCTCCATCATGTGCAACGTTGAGAAAAGGTGTGTTTGGCGCCGGGGCTGCATTCGTTTTCTTAACGGCCGTAGTTTCCGAGCTTTACTATGTTAGCTACTCGAAAGCAGCTAGGGATGAGAAGCCTAACAACTATGCTAGGGACACTGGAGTGAGAATGGGAAACCTATAA
- the LOC108488888 gene encoding dof zinc finger protein DOF1.4-like: protein MGLSSKQVSSDGGHGWSQSLLQAQTLPKASIIKKRHTQNQHQQPLKCPRCDSLNTKFCYYNNYNKSQPRHFCKACKRHWTKGGTLRNVPVGGGRKNKRLKPGIKAVSTAIKTSTASSDNSNRLLLDSLMAIQWQQQHPFPPLLDCNNMLMGSSSSLLLPQTQGQEFPFSSSSSSSISPSIYNYTGEANSSRSQTWQVPSASMDMANYWNLDDIDELVSTDLNNIPWVDSEIKP, encoded by the coding sequence ATGGGATTGAGTTCCAAACAGGTTTCTAGCGATGGTGGTCATGGTTGGAGCCAATCTTTGTTGCAGGCTCAAACACTACCAAAAGCGTCAATAATCAAGAAGCGACACACACAAAACCAGCACCAGCAGCCATTGAAGTGTCCTAGATGTGATTCTTTGAACACAAAGTTTTGTTATTACAATAACTACAACAAATCACAGCCTAGACATTTCTGCAAGGCTTGTAAGAGACATTGGACTAAAGGTGGCACTCTCCGGAATGTACCTGTCGGTGGTGGTCGTAAAAACAAGCGGCTCAAGCCTGGCATCAAAGCTGTCAGCACCGCCATTAAAACCAGCACTGCCTCTAGTGATAATAGCAATAGGCTGTTGCTTGATTCCTTGATGGCAATCCAATGGCAGCAACAACATCCATTTCCACCATTGTTGGACTGTAATAACATGCTAATGGGTTCATCATCATCCCTTTTGTTACCTCAAACTCAAGGCCAAGAATTCCCGTTTTCAAGCTCAAGTTCTAGCTCCATTTCACCAAGTATCTATAACTACACTGGTGAAGCAAACAGTAGTCGTTCACAGACATGGCAAGTGCCTAGTGCAAGCATGGACATGGCAAATTACTGGAACCTGGATGATATTGATGAACTGGTCTCTACTGATCTCAACAACATACCATGGGTTGATTCTGAGATCAAACCATGA
- the LOC108488674 gene encoding uncharacterized protein LOC108488674 gives MFQMSKLYHNFHHTKNSVFSFVFLLPLFLLLLLACNGFSVFYINLSVPAKTSPEPANLLPEILPGDKPAKKLSSSSVMYAVKEENPSLNLKTHLSLLQKPNISMVSKPKKQPHRFSPQTLKALQLRTTKTAKGFTFSTKLRAFFQNSNCKLRFFMTWISSLHSLNHRELLVIESVFKSNPKACLVIVSTSLDSPKGNAVLKPFLNMGFNLITVSPDFGSIFKHTYAETWFNRLKTGNINPGEVSLGQNLSNLLRLVLLYKYGGVYIDTDVVVLKSFNNLSNVIGAQSMNIETKTWSRLNNAVLIFDKHHPLLYKFIQEFALTFDGNKWGHNGPYLVSRVVGRVTNRPEFNFTVLPPPAFYPVDWSRIRSLFRGPNNRIQSDWLRRKLEQIRRQSYTVHLWNRQSKDVRVEEGSIVHHIISDCCIFCNISTSSL, from the coding sequence atgtttCAAATGTCTAAACTTTACCATAATTTCCATCATACCAAAAATTCAGTCTTTAGCTTTGTGTTTTTATTaccacttttccttcttcttcttttagcTTGTAATGGCTTCTCTGTTTTCTATATTAACCTCTCTGTTCCCGCCAAAACTTCACCGGAGCCCGCCAATTTGTTACCGGAGATACTTCCCGGTGACAAACCGGCGAAAAAATTATCATCTTCCTCAGTTATGTATGCAGTGAAAGAAGAGAACCCATCTTTAAATTTAAAAACCCATTTATCTCTTTTACAAAAACCCAACATTTCAATGGTTTCAAAGCCAAAAAAACAACCTCATCGTTTTAGTCCTCAAACATTGAAGGCTTTGCAATTAAGGACAACAAAAACAGCAAAGGGTTTCACTTTCTCCACCAAATTAAGGGCTTTTTTCCAAAATTCAAACTGTAAGCTTCGTTTTTTCATGACATGGATTTCATCATTACATTCATTAAATCATAGAGAATTACTTGTCATTGAAAGTGTGTTCAAATCAAACCCCAAAGCTTGTCTTGTCATTGTATCCACTTCATTAGATTCCCCAAAAGGAAATGCTGTTTTAAAACCATTTTTAAACATGGGGTTTAATTTAATCACTGTAAGTCCTGATTTTGGTTCTATATTCAAGCACACATATGCAGAAACATGGTTTAATCGATTAAAGACAGGCAATATCAATCCAGGTGAGGTTTCTTTAGGACAAAACCTGTCTAATCTACTCCGATTGGTCTTGTTATACAAATACGGCGGCGTTTATATCGACACAGATGTTGTTGTTTTAAAAAGTTTCAACAATTTGAGCAATGTGATTGGTGCACAGTCCATGAACATTGAGACCAAAACGTGGAGTAGATTAAACAATGCTGTGTTGATTTTTGATAAACATCATCCATTGTTGTACAAATTCATACAAGAATTTGCACTTACTTTTGATGGTAATAAATGGGGTCACAATGGTCCTTATTTAGTTTCAAGGGTAGTTGGTAGAGTTACCAATAGGCCTGAATTTAACTTCACCGTGTTGCCACCGCCGGCTTTTTATCCGGTCGATTGGAGTCGGATCCGTAGCTTATTCCGAGGGCCTAATAATCGGATTCAATCGGATTGGTTACGTCGTAAACTCGAGCAAATCCGAAGACAAAGCTATACTGTTCATCTTTGGAACAGGCAAAGTAAGGATGTTAGAGTTGAAGAAGGTAGCATTGTTCATCATATTATATCAGATTGTTGTATTTTTTGCAATATTTCAACATCAAGTTTGTAA